The Parus major isolate Abel unplaced genomic scaffold, Parus_major1.1 Scaffold1454, whole genome shotgun sequence genome has a segment encoding these proteins:
- the NOP53 gene encoding ribosome biogenesis protein NOP53, which translates to MAAAESFLAFNPAARSGLSAGSRRRSRGPRNRKKGWKRWSGPEAQLGREIGDFLEDVGLQERAAGGLISEQPNEGLFFLDTGKTRKGRRPKKPPQKPLHVDLVLQPLSKVPPPKK; encoded by the exons ATGGCGGCGGCCGAGTCGTTCCTCGCCTTCAACCCCGCCGCCCGATCCGGCCTCTCCGCCGGCTCCCGGCGCCGCTCCCGCGGTCCCCGCAACCGCAAGAAGGGCTGGAAGCGCTGGAGCGGCCCCGAGGCGCAGCTGGGCCGGGAAATCGGCGATTTCCTGGAGgatgtggggctgcaggagcgAGCGGCGGG GGGTTTGATCTCTGAGCAGCCCAATGAAGGCCTTTTCTTCCTGGACACGGGAAAAACCCGCAAAG GCCGGCGACCCAAGAAACCCCCACAGAAACCTCTACACGTAGACCTGGTTCTTCAGCCCCTCTCCAAAGTGCCTCCCCCCAAAAAGTGA